One Melanotaenia boesemani isolate fMelBoe1 chromosome 8, fMelBoe1.pri, whole genome shotgun sequence DNA segment encodes these proteins:
- the lamc2 gene encoding laminin subunit gamma-2, with product MRSGWISLCGLLAAVCAAEATNAYSSNLRCDCNGRSRYCLRDAWGLRCVNCQGNTEGRHCERCQHGFHLQGEGLSCTPCHCNPAGSVSATCDSRGRCSCKEGVTGDKCDRCANGPIGPDGCPQRHQLREDSGSLTMPCFCYGHSSRCSAESGYSVHNITSTFSTGLEGWKGATVQGITPHDIYFRWSPKHQDLEVISKNSLPIYLYAPVSYLGNQLLSYGQNFSFSLRLDRGVRHPSTNDVILEGAGLRVSASLGDLRSIVPCGQKISYSFRLDEQPGSRWKPQLSSFQFQTLLQNLTAIKIRGTFGDNGRGYLDDVKLVSAKHGTGVPARWVKTCSCPQGYEGEFCERCSAGFRRKVPADGAFSPCEPCSCRGDNCESQTGDCYSADETPREQSCSEGFYKDPRQPGTCVRCPCPQGASCSLTAGSLEPRCDRCPPGTTGPRCDVCQEGFYGDPAGSAGVPRPCRPCRCNGHIDVSVAGSCDRYSGVCVKCVNNTMGRSCEGCVRGFYHNQPTDACKPCNCDLQGSESDQCDDFGRCVCRPGFEGLRCDQSDCPACFSPVKAKMEDSAGRLKELETLFLHMDGGLKPADGAAMEAALKAAEELVNDLQGNVKELKEMEKRLQGRLSSISRSQLAEGQDIQNIGNVADSIRQRQQMYNDQVTKVQKLTEEIRWQLDEARTKLRSAEIPLGDGTPSPNLLSSLVQTATSLADKHQKKADAVEQTANEALSDSESSLALVRTLMNRENKVKELIGDLKTLYDETSARVKSLENQGTRLSDEARDESKMADSMLKDIANMERNIPPAVKAETDAMISRLEGLKQEVEGNISAIVDLQDKKQQSQTAAEDLLAKGKAAQQEFNQLLDRVNTAKADTERALQRVSSTDELDDILRTLRDFDQQMDDSRALADAAIKRLPGINATIQQAVDNNSKTQSVVGIVSEDYDSALETINSLEDLVNGLESNLGSLPSHVSLVDESARLNDEATNLKKKTNKTAGDVASELDDARQLEADAKEAAVGAAAALNKAKQTGDAVRKTLRDINNLLANMNQTTVVDEKHLDQLEGSLANARKEVDAHLRPRLQDMEDQEDAQRRQLARINLDIDSILADIANLEDILRVVPSGCYNSPPIEEA from the exons ctAACCTTCGTTGCGACTGTAACGGGAGGTCTCGGTACTGCCTTCGGGATGCCTGGGGCCTCCGCTGTGTGAACTGTCAGGGAAACACAGAGGGCCGCCACTGCGAGCGCTGCCAACATGGCTTCCACCTGCAGGGAGAAGGCCTGAGCTGCACGCCCTGCCACTGCAACCCTGCAG GTTCGGTCAGTGCAACATGTGACAGCAGGGGGCGCTGCAGCTGTAAAGAAGGCGTCACTGGAGACAAATGTGACCGCTGTGCCAATGGTCCCATCGGGCCGGACGGATGCCCACAAAG ACATCAGCTCAGAGAGGATTCTGGAAGTTTGACGAtgccatgtttctgttatggaCACAGCAGTCGGTGTTCAGCTGAATCTGGTTACTCTGTCCACAACATCACCTCCACCTTCAGCACTG gtctggagGGTTGGAAGGGGGCCACGGTGCAGGGCATCACTCCCCATGATATTTACTTCCGTTGGTCACCAAAGCACCAGGACCTGGAGGTGATCTCCAAAAACAGCCTGCCGATTTACCTGTACGCGCCAG TTTCTTATCTGGGAAACCAGCTGCTGAGCTACGGTCAGAACTTCTCCTTCTCGTTGCGTCTGGACCGCGGCGTCCGACATCCGTCCACCAACGATGTGATCCTGGAGGGTGCCGGTCTGAGAGTCTCCGCCTCCCTGGGCGACCTGCGATCCATCGTTCCCTGTGGACAAAAGATCAGCTACAGCTTCAG GTTGGACGAGCAGCCTGGCAGCAGGTGGAAGCCTCAGCTCTCCTCTTTCCAGTTCCAGACGCTTCTGCAAAACCTCACGGCCATCAAGATCCGTGGCACGTTTGGAGACAATG GACGTGGCTATCTTGACGACGTGAAGCTGGTGTCGGCAAAGCATGGCACCGGCGTCCCGGCCCGCTGGGTGAAGACCTGCAGCTGTCCTCAGGGTTACGAGGGCGAGTTCTGCGAGCGCTGCTCGGCAGGGTTCAGGCGCAAGGTCCCTGCAGACGGGGCCTTCAGCCCCTGTGAgccctgcagctgcagaggagacAACTGCGAGTCTCAGACTGGAGACTGTTACTCTGCAGACGAGACGCCCAGGGAGCAGAGCTGCTCTGAGGGGTTCTACAAAGACCCGAGACAACCCGGGACCTGTGTGAGGTGTCCCTGTCCACAGGGGGCATCCTGCTCTTTGACCGCGGGCTCTCTGGAGCCTCGCTGTGATCGCTGTCCCCCGGGAACCACCG GTCCTCGCTGTGACGTCTGTCAGGAGGGTTTTTACGGCGACCCTGCAGGTTCTGCAGGTGTGCCGCGACCCTGCAGACCCTGCAGGTGTAACGGCCACATCGACGTCAGCGTGGCGGGAAGCTGCGACCGCTACAGCGGAgtgtgtgtgaagtgtgttAACAACACGATGGGACGGAGCTGCGAGGGTTGTGTGAGAGGCTTCTACCACAACCAACCCACCGACGCCTGCAAAC CCTGTAACTGTGACCTTCAGGGCTCTGAGTCCGACCAGTGCGATGACTTTGGTCGCTGTGTGTGCCGACCGGGCTTCGAGGGTCTGAGGTGTGATCAGTCCGACTGTCCCGCCTGTTTCAGCCCCGTTAAAGCAAAG ATGGAGGATAGCGCTGGCAGACTGAAGGAGCTGGAGACTCTGTTCTTGCACATGGACGGAGGTTTGAAACCAGCTGACGGTGCTGCGATGGAAGCCGCCCTGAAAGCGGCTGAGGAACTGGTCAACGACCTGCAGGGCAACGTAAAAGAGCTGAAAG AGATGGAGAAAAGGCTGCAGGGTCGCCTGTCGTCCATCAGCAGGAGTCAGCTGGCCGAGGGGCAGGACATCCAAAACATTGGCAACGTAGCGGACAGCATCAGGCAGCGACAACAAATGTACAACGACCAGGTGACGAAGGTGCAGAAGCTGACCGAGGAGATAAGGTGGCAACTGGATGAGGCCAGAACCAAACTCAGATCAGCT gAGATTCCTCTAGGCGATGGCACACCAAGTCCAAACCTGCTGTCTTCTCTGGTGCAGACGGCTACCAGTCTGGCTGACAA ACATCAGAAGAAGGCGGACGCTGTGGAGCAAACGGCCAACGAAGCTCTGAGTGACTCTGAGTCCAGTCTGGCTCTGGTCCGGACTCTCATGAACAGAGAGAACAAAGTCAAAGAGCTGATTGGAGATCTGAAAACTCT GTACGATGAGACCTCTGCGCGAGTGAAGAGTTTGGAGAACCAGGGGACCCGCCTGAGCGATGAAGCCAGAGACGAGAGCAAGATGGCCGACAGCATGTTGAAGGACATCGCCAACATGGAGAGAAACATCCCACCAGCAGTGAAG GCGGAGACCGACGCCATGATTAGCAGGCTGGAGGGGCTGAAGCAGGAGGTGGAGGGGAACATCTCAGCCATTGTGGATCTTCAGGATAAAAAGCAACAAAGCCAAACTGCTGCTGAAGACCTGCTAGCTAAAGGCAAAGCTGCCCAGCAG GAATTCAACCAGCTGCTGGACAGAGTCAACACAGCGAAGGCCGACACTGAGCGCGCCCTGCAACGAGTCAGCAGCACCGACGAGCTGGACGACATCCTCCGCACCTTGAGAG ACTTTGACCAGCAAATGGATGACAGCAGAGCTCTGGCTGATGCCGCCATCAAACGTCTTCCAGGAATTAACGCTACCATCCAGCAGGCGGTTGACAACAACTCCAAGACGCAGTCTGTGGTGGGAATCGTGTCAGAAGATTACGATAGCGCACTGGAAACCATCAACTCACTGGAGGACCTGGTCAATGGTCTGGAG TCAAATTTAGGATCGTTGCCCTCTCATGTTAGTTTGGTGGATGAATCCGCCAGGCTGAACGATGAAGCTACAAacctgaagaagaagacaaataaGACAGCTGGAGATGTAGCTTCTGAGCTGGACGACGCACGGCAGCTGGAGGCTGATGCTAAGGAG GCGGCCGTGGGGGCAGCTGCAGCTCTCAACAAGGCCAAGCAGACCGGAGACGCTGTGAGGAAAACGCTGCGAGACATCAACAACCTGCTGGCTAACATGA ACCAGACCACCGTCGTGGATGAGAAGCATCTGGATCAGCTGGAGGGCTCGCTGGCCAACGCTCGGAAAGAGGTGGACGCCCATCTGAGGCCTCGCCTTCAGGACATGGAGGATCAGGAGGACGCTCAGCGGCGCCAGCTGGCCAGGATCAACCTGGACATCGACAGCATCCTGGCAGACATCGCTAACCTGGAGGACATCCTGAGGGTCGTCCCCAGCGGCTGCTACAACAGCCCGCCCATCGAGGAGGCCTAA